The Nocardioides sp. S5 genome includes a window with the following:
- a CDS encoding bifunctional DNA primase/polymerase yields MATAATRGADRGIPVFPCVPRGKQPLTVHGFHDASTDPDIVRSWWRRWPDANIGVPTGSASGVDVVDVDVHGARSGFGAFERARRAGFVEGWAWLVRTPSGGLHAYFLRTAATDQRSWQVPSQHIDFRGDGGYIIIPPSCARTGEGVDRRYQQIAIAEHHRPTLVDASGLRRLLDPPRPLSQAKAPPSIGRTPDKLAAWVASRPEGARNGGLFWAACRMAEDGHDLGSTTSLLGQAAHAAGLPELEALTTIRSAFRIASRVAPAAPSRPTRAVEAVGL; encoded by the coding sequence TTGGCGACGGCGGCGACGCGCGGCGCGGACCGCGGCATCCCAGTCTTCCCGTGCGTCCCCCGTGGCAAGCAGCCCCTCACCGTCCACGGCTTCCATGACGCCAGCACCGACCCCGACATCGTCAGGTCATGGTGGCGACGATGGCCTGACGCCAACATCGGCGTCCCAACCGGTTCGGCCAGTGGCGTCGACGTGGTCGACGTGGACGTCCACGGCGCCCGGTCCGGGTTCGGTGCCTTCGAGCGTGCGCGACGGGCTGGATTCGTCGAGGGGTGGGCGTGGCTGGTCCGCACTCCCTCCGGCGGCCTCCACGCCTACTTCCTTCGCACCGCTGCCACAGACCAGAGGTCGTGGCAGGTGCCGAGCCAGCACATCGACTTCCGCGGCGACGGCGGCTACATCATCATCCCGCCCTCCTGCGCGCGCACCGGTGAAGGCGTCGACCGCCGCTACCAGCAGATCGCGATCGCCGAGCACCACCGGCCCACACTGGTCGACGCCTCGGGGCTGCGGCGGCTCCTCGACCCGCCCAGACCACTGAGCCAGGCCAAGGCCCCGCCCTCGATCGGCAGGACCCCCGACAAGCTGGCCGCGTGGGTTGCCTCGCGTCCCGAAGGTGCTCGCAACGGTGGACTGTTCTGGGCAGCGTGCCGGATGGCTGAGGACGGACACGACCTGGGCAGCACGACCTCGCTGCTCGGTCAGGCGGCTCATGCTGCAGGACTTCCCGAGCTCGAGGCTCTGACCACCATTCGATCTGCCTTCCGGATCGCCTCGCGAGTAGCGCCGGCGGCGCCGTCACGCCCTACGAGAGCGGTTGAGGCGGTGGGGCTGTGA
- a CDS encoding serine/arginine repetitive matrix protein 2 gives MNDPIYATAEGLRLLLLDLAYAGPGAWETDPDAAELMAYAMDKYGALAHKYGLEPTDAATCAFEIMNARATRLAEDPWAVITHAVHLSLVYESRARGMLCSTQQARHSSGANYHDAERFSERDVDLANYHPAFQVEDDLSAIDDPRQESIEDEPTNAYFALDQAIQFFVELGWSRRTARLGLEYIAARLIRTGTRPSAFESLRRDGNGPVLLDVDHKSWLAVLRGVLGNQHPDHSHTSEGRGILLRLMSGEGLDELFEDAALARLIEHAAPEYTSASTRRV, from the coding sequence GTGAACGACCCGATCTACGCCACCGCAGAAGGACTTCGACTCTTGCTGCTCGACCTCGCCTATGCCGGCCCCGGTGCATGGGAGACCGACCCCGACGCCGCCGAGCTGATGGCGTACGCCATGGACAAGTACGGCGCACTCGCTCACAAGTACGGGCTGGAACCCACAGACGCCGCGACGTGCGCCTTCGAGATCATGAACGCCCGGGCGACCCGGCTGGCCGAGGATCCGTGGGCAGTGATCACGCACGCGGTCCACCTGAGCCTCGTCTATGAGTCCCGGGCCCGAGGGATGCTCTGCTCAACCCAGCAGGCGCGCCACAGCTCCGGCGCCAACTACCACGACGCCGAACGGTTCAGCGAGCGCGACGTCGACCTTGCGAACTACCACCCAGCCTTCCAGGTCGAAGACGACCTCAGCGCCATCGACGATCCGAGGCAGGAGTCCATCGAGGACGAACCGACGAACGCCTACTTCGCCCTCGACCAGGCGATCCAGTTCTTCGTCGAGCTCGGGTGGTCCCGCCGCACTGCACGGCTCGGGTTGGAGTACATCGCCGCCCGCCTGATCCGCACCGGCACCCGCCCGAGCGCCTTCGAGTCGCTGCGACGCGACGGGAACGGACCAGTGCTCCTGGACGTCGATCACAAGTCCTGGCTCGCCGTCCTGCGCGGTGTGCTCGGAAACCAGCATCCCGACCACTCCCACACCAGCGAGGGACGCGGGATCCTTCTGCGTCTGATGTCCGGCGAGGGACTCGACGAACTGTTCGAGGACGCGGCACTCGCGCGCCTCATCGAGCACGCGGCACCCGAGTACACGTCAGCGAGCACGCGCCGTGTCTGA
- a CDS encoding ParB/RepB/Spo0J family partition protein has protein sequence MSDKGFVELERQIDSIIVGERHRQHPGDLTKLTESLTRVGLLQPVTITPDGYLICGYRRLAAAKQLGWQTLRVWVRSGISDELTRLLAERDENITHQPLTPDEAAKLYQELLDLVKEDARRRQAATQYGAKNDQPAGQRSHAESASPGPKALGSARRRAAEMVTGKASYARLEQILEMERIAADRSQPETIRQVATDELGAIRNGGPVDPGYQRVKAAQRVAARMTSRQDSDVDALTDEALAEAKADHRRRVRENRAKRASAAATAMRSTRAFVLTWAELDGWSKRYDVEQIAREVKPDDWILFLRVVDETTAFAEAVTRAREHAATSDTCATRHVPKLSADVT, from the coding sequence GTGTCTGACAAGGGATTCGTCGAGCTCGAGCGCCAGATCGACTCCATCATCGTCGGTGAGCGTCACCGTCAGCATCCCGGTGACCTGACCAAACTGACGGAATCGCTTACCCGCGTCGGCCTTCTTCAACCGGTCACCATCACACCCGACGGCTACCTCATCTGTGGCTACCGTCGATTGGCGGCCGCCAAGCAGCTCGGCTGGCAGACCCTCCGCGTCTGGGTGCGCTCGGGCATCAGCGACGAGCTGACCCGGTTGCTTGCCGAGCGCGACGAGAACATCACCCACCAGCCCCTCACCCCCGACGAGGCAGCGAAGCTCTACCAGGAGCTTCTCGACCTGGTGAAGGAGGACGCGCGGCGCCGACAAGCCGCCACCCAGTACGGGGCGAAGAACGATCAACCCGCAGGTCAGCGCAGTCATGCTGAATCAGCATCACCGGGGCCAAAAGCCTTGGGCTCGGCCCGTCGCCGGGCCGCGGAAATGGTGACGGGCAAGGCGTCGTACGCACGGCTCGAGCAGATCCTCGAGATGGAACGCATCGCCGCGGACCGGTCCCAACCCGAGACGATCCGCCAGGTTGCGACCGACGAGCTCGGCGCGATCCGCAACGGCGGTCCTGTCGATCCTGGGTACCAGCGAGTCAAGGCAGCACAGCGCGTCGCAGCGCGGATGACCTCGCGCCAGGATTCGGACGTGGACGCCCTCACGGACGAGGCCCTCGCCGAGGCGAAGGCTGACCACAGACGTCGGGTCCGCGAGAACCGCGCCAAGCGGGCGTCGGCGGCGGCCACCGCCATGCGATCCACCCGCGCGTTCGTCCTGACGTGGGCGGAACTCGACGGCTGGTCCAAGCGGTACGACGTCGAGCAGATAGCACGCGAGGTGAAGCCGGACGACTGGATCCTCTTCCTCCGCGTCGTCGACGAGACGACAGCGTTTGCCGAGGCGGTGACACGCGCGCGGGAACACGCGGCCACCTCAGACACATGCGCTACCCGACACGTTCCGAAATTGTCCGCCGACGTCACCTGA
- a CDS encoding cell wall protein, with product MRYPTRSEIVRRRHLIIACLALGTLVIAVLSYSLQVRPSPATPGTTGIAPSAPRATTTKAPVSPVADLAPLRPTSEPDAFARLVAAAIFEWNTATLVGRSDHVQRLVAVSDPSGESSPGLISDIDNYLPTEEAWAELAQFETAQWFDIESVVTPTLWDEAEAQAGNELLSGTTAFTIEGTRHRSGIWENQRVASAHEVAFTVFIVCGPSYPQCHLLRLSRLDEPLD from the coding sequence ATGCGCTACCCGACACGTTCCGAAATTGTCCGCCGACGTCACCTGATCATCGCCTGCCTCGCTCTGGGCACCCTGGTGATCGCCGTCCTCAGCTACTCGCTGCAGGTGCGTCCCTCACCGGCCACGCCGGGCACAACCGGGATCGCACCCTCAGCACCCCGTGCGACGACGACCAAAGCCCCCGTCTCCCCCGTCGCCGACCTCGCGCCATTGCGGCCGACGAGCGAACCCGACGCGTTCGCCCGCCTCGTCGCCGCCGCCATCTTCGAATGGAACACGGCCACGCTCGTCGGACGGTCCGACCACGTCCAGCGGCTCGTCGCCGTGAGTGACCCCAGCGGTGAGTCCTCCCCCGGCCTGATCTCTGACATCGACAACTACCTGCCCACCGAAGAGGCCTGGGCCGAGCTGGCCCAGTTCGAGACCGCGCAGTGGTTCGACATCGAGTCCGTGGTGACACCCACGCTGTGGGACGAGGCAGAGGCCCAAGCAGGCAACGAGCTGCTTTCCGGCACCACCGCCTTCACCATCGAAGGCACCCGACACCGCTCCGGAATCTGGGAGAACCAACGCGTCGCCTCCGCGCACGAGGTCGCCTTCACGGTCTTCATCGTGTGCGGGCCGTCCTACCCCCAGTGCCACCTGCTGCGCCTCTCGAGGCTCGATGAGCCCCTGGACTGA
- a CDS encoding M23 family metallopeptidase has translation MAKIALITVLALLLGPAMLLLSLGVLLNPAAQASCLPATSSPPSTGTPSVTEPETSGVVFPLPAGSWTRSSGFGMRVHPITGERKLHTGVDLSADAGTPIVAVADGRVVSVGPAIGYGHLLVIEHTVGARPVATAYAHMYAEGIHVSVDDTVTAGQHIADVGSDGYSTGDHLHFEVRPGGAEAAPVNPEPWLSANSAAEINGSESGCDAATSGPATSYPGTNPNGLVDDPTTDGLITEQTAHVLAQVRATFPDTAWACWSQRPGNDSEHEVGRACDGTFGNSIGTAATGPALDLGWKVTDWLKSNAGRLGVEYLIWQGRIWSVARSSEGWRSYDGGGMHDPTSVTGGHFDHLHFTAVS, from the coding sequence ATGGCCAAGATTGCGCTCATCACCGTCCTTGCCCTCCTCCTCGGGCCCGCGATGCTGCTGCTGAGCCTCGGCGTATTGCTCAACCCGGCCGCCCAGGCCTCATGCCTGCCGGCCACCTCCTCGCCCCCGTCGACGGGCACACCCTCCGTCACCGAGCCAGAGACCTCGGGTGTGGTCTTCCCGCTCCCCGCCGGGTCGTGGACACGCTCGAGTGGCTTCGGGATGCGCGTCCATCCGATCACCGGCGAACGCAAGCTCCACACAGGAGTGGACCTGTCAGCCGATGCCGGCACACCCATCGTCGCTGTTGCCGACGGACGCGTCGTCTCCGTCGGGCCCGCCATCGGGTACGGACACCTCCTCGTGATCGAGCACACCGTCGGTGCACGGCCGGTGGCAACGGCGTACGCCCACATGTACGCCGAAGGCATCCACGTCAGCGTGGATGACACGGTCACGGCTGGCCAGCACATTGCAGACGTCGGGTCGGACGGCTACTCGACGGGCGACCACCTGCACTTCGAGGTCCGACCTGGCGGAGCCGAGGCTGCGCCCGTCAATCCTGAACCATGGCTGAGTGCGAACAGCGCAGCCGAGATCAACGGCAGCGAGAGCGGCTGTGACGCGGCCACGAGCGGACCGGCGACGTCCTACCCAGGAACCAACCCGAACGGGCTCGTCGACGACCCCACGACCGACGGGCTGATCACCGAACAAACTGCGCACGTCCTCGCCCAGGTCCGGGCCACCTTCCCTGACACGGCCTGGGCATGCTGGTCACAGCGCCCCGGCAACGACTCCGAGCACGAGGTCGGACGCGCCTGCGACGGGACGTTTGGCAACTCAATTGGCACAGCCGCCACCGGGCCCGCCCTCGACCTCGGATGGAAGGTCACCGACTGGCTCAAGTCCAACGCCGGCAGGCTCGGCGTCGAGTACCTCATCTGGCAGGGCCGCATCTGGTCGGTGGCACGCAGCAGCGAGGGCTGGCGCTCCTACGACGGTGGCGGGATGCACGACCCGACCAGCGTGACCGGCGGACACTTCGACCACCTGCACTTCACGGCCGTGAGCTGA
- a CDS encoding DUF6112 family protein, protein MSITTALLPLVGPDFGAVGGAGDLRKIVGALLTYGLVIAVLTVIACAATWAIGSAQGSWQTASKAKTGLYVALGGAVLTGGSLVWANWLLSIGASL, encoded by the coding sequence GTGAGCATCACGACAGCCCTGCTTCCACTGGTAGGACCCGACTTCGGTGCCGTCGGCGGAGCAGGCGACCTGCGGAAGATCGTCGGCGCACTGCTCACGTACGGCCTCGTCATCGCCGTCCTCACGGTGATCGCATGCGCAGCGACATGGGCGATCGGATCAGCACAGGGAAGCTGGCAGACGGCCAGCAAGGCGAAGACCGGGCTCTACGTCGCACTCGGCGGAGCCGTACTCACCGGAGGCTCCCTCGTCTGGGCCAACTGGCTGCTCTCCATCGGCGCATCTCTGTAG
- a CDS encoding DUF6112 family protein — translation MLYRSPVLPYDITISPNSNGLPGIGQLRDVVGAAMTVGLILAVLALIISAIVWALGANSSNPHLAGRGKAGVLVGLGAAIITGASVTLVNFFWNVGQSV, via the coding sequence GTGCTCTACCGCTCCCCAGTGCTCCCCTACGACATCACCATCAGTCCCAACTCCAACGGCCTACCGGGCATCGGGCAGCTCCGAGACGTCGTCGGCGCGGCCATGACCGTCGGCCTCATCCTCGCGGTGCTGGCCCTCATCATCTCCGCGATCGTGTGGGCTCTCGGCGCAAACTCGTCCAACCCGCACCTCGCCGGGCGAGGCAAGGCTGGCGTCCTGGTGGGCCTTGGCGCCGCGATCATCACCGGCGCGTCCGTCACCCTCGTCAACTTCTTCTGGAACGTCGGCCAGTCGGTCTGA
- a CDS encoding conjugal transfer protein TrbL, whose amino-acid sequence MVDVCDIPVISGVCDVAGEAAGSLVSAPFDYLAQSMGNAAGWMFESVWRVFDSTTMVDVTSSHYTKVYNILFGVAVFVMLGFFMLQVIGGMIRREPAALSRAALGMAKSVLGSFVALTLLATALELTDQLCVGIVKAAGTNMEEMGDRIVLLVAGLGAISLAAPGAGAIVTIFIAGLAIGGAVIVWVSLLVRKALLLIAIVFAPIALAGASWDHTRGWIGRWAGFVLALILSKVVLVVIFLLATAQVSAPIDSDLASASEPIAGVVLMLMAAFAPYLTYKAISFMGFDMHQAMSAEQETKSAMNRPMPIPLNRQSGSTPRKVLGGGPQGGSTATGGGGPSPAPAAAPGARGGARGGAGGGAGRGGGGVAGGGSAGGLSSGRTGGAAGGGVAAGLAIAKQSFSAGVSTGRSVGAAASQQIDAANQAPPSAAASPPPHVADPVPASNTKKGRGR is encoded by the coding sequence ATGGTCGACGTCTGCGACATCCCCGTGATCTCAGGTGTCTGCGACGTGGCCGGAGAAGCGGCCGGCTCCCTGGTCTCGGCTCCCTTCGACTACCTCGCGCAGTCCATGGGGAATGCAGCCGGCTGGATGTTCGAGTCGGTCTGGAGGGTCTTCGACTCGACCACCATGGTCGACGTCACCAGCAGCCACTACACCAAGGTCTACAACATCCTGTTCGGCGTCGCGGTCTTCGTGATGCTCGGCTTCTTCATGCTCCAGGTCATCGGCGGCATGATTCGGAGAGAACCCGCAGCTCTGTCCCGAGCCGCCCTCGGCATGGCGAAGTCGGTCCTCGGTTCGTTCGTGGCGCTCACCCTGCTCGCAACCGCACTGGAGCTCACCGACCAGCTGTGCGTCGGCATCGTCAAGGCCGCCGGGACCAACATGGAGGAGATGGGCGACCGGATCGTGCTCCTGGTCGCCGGCCTCGGGGCCATCAGCCTTGCCGCCCCCGGAGCGGGGGCCATCGTGACCATCTTCATCGCCGGGCTCGCCATCGGAGGTGCGGTCATCGTCTGGGTCAGCCTCCTCGTCCGAAAGGCTCTACTTCTCATCGCGATCGTCTTCGCCCCGATAGCGCTCGCAGGGGCGAGCTGGGACCACACACGCGGCTGGATCGGCAGGTGGGCGGGCTTCGTCCTCGCCCTGATCTTGTCCAAGGTCGTGCTGGTGGTGATCTTCCTGCTGGCGACCGCGCAGGTGTCCGCACCCATCGACTCCGACCTCGCATCGGCAAGCGAGCCGATCGCCGGCGTCGTGCTCATGCTCATGGCCGCGTTCGCCCCTTACCTCACCTACAAGGCGATCAGCTTCATGGGCTTCGACATGCACCAGGCGATGTCGGCCGAACAGGAGACCAAGTCGGCGATGAACCGGCCCATGCCCATCCCCCTGAACCGCCAGTCCGGGTCGACGCCCCGCAAGGTCCTCGGTGGCGGGCCGCAAGGCGGGAGTACGGCGACGGGTGGCGGAGGTCCCTCGCCTGCCCCAGCCGCAGCTCCTGGGGCTCGAGGCGGGGCTCGAGGCGGGGCTGGAGGCGGGGCTGGACGCGGAGGTGGAGGCGTCGCGGGCGGAGGCTCAGCTGGCGGGCTGTCGAGCGGGCGGACAGGTGGCGCGGCCGGGGGCGGCGTGGCTGCGGGACTGGCGATTGCGAAGCAGTCCTTCTCCGCTGGCGTCAGCACCGGCCGCTCGGTGGGAGCTGCGGCTTCGCAGCAGATCGATGCCGCCAACCAGGCACCACCTAGCGCCGCGGCATCGCCGCCACCTCACGTGGCTGACCCGGTGCCCGCGTCGAACACCAAGAAAGGCCGAGGGCGGTGA
- a CDS encoding SCO6880 family protein: MSTGSAGRDYDLAPVKFSRLARRGVLLGLSGSQLVVVGTAAVTLVVALYLGGGTLLLYVLPMLLLCAALAWVGVGGRKLVEWLPVVARWVWRSTGGQLLFQRRIVRPRPVGTLALPGDAARLRQWLDPESGAVMIHDPHRSTLTAIVSVTHPAFILLDPIEQQRRVASWGRVLATACRSGRIASLQVMERTLPDSGRGLAQWWSQHGLQDDSWTSTTYAELIDRAGPAGERHASTVSISLDMKAAGRAIRAAGGGTRGAAAVLRQEMSTTTAALRAADLAPSAWLEPGDLAVILRSAYDPVVAGALERHGQLGRDLASAGPVGVTEQWSSVRSDSAHHCVLWVSEWPRSLVYPGFLSPVLLSSGVRRTFTLLYTPMRTDQAARDIRKKKTEYVSDASQRQRIGQIEDAQQSAEYNDVLQQEADLTAGHGILRTTGLIAVSAADLDELERAVAHLEQAAIQASCETRRLWGQQAQAFAAAALPLCRDV; this comes from the coding sequence GTGAGTACAGGTTCGGCGGGGCGCGACTACGACCTCGCGCCGGTGAAGTTCTCCCGCCTGGCCCGTCGTGGAGTCCTGCTAGGTCTCTCGGGCTCACAGCTGGTCGTGGTCGGCACGGCTGCCGTCACGCTGGTCGTCGCGCTGTACCTGGGCGGCGGCACCCTTTTGCTGTACGTCCTCCCGATGTTGCTCCTGTGCGCCGCCCTCGCGTGGGTCGGCGTCGGTGGCCGCAAGCTGGTCGAGTGGCTCCCCGTGGTGGCTCGCTGGGTGTGGCGCTCGACCGGCGGCCAACTGCTCTTCCAACGCCGGATCGTGAGACCGCGGCCTGTGGGGACTTTGGCGCTGCCAGGCGATGCTGCGCGGTTGCGGCAGTGGCTCGACCCCGAGAGCGGAGCTGTGATGATCCACGACCCGCACCGCTCGACACTGACGGCAATCGTCAGCGTCACCCATCCGGCGTTCATCCTGCTCGACCCGATCGAGCAGCAGCGTCGCGTGGCCAGCTGGGGCCGTGTTCTGGCAACCGCCTGTCGATCCGGACGGATCGCGTCGCTGCAGGTGATGGAGCGGACGCTTCCCGACTCGGGCAGAGGGCTGGCGCAGTGGTGGTCCCAGCACGGTTTGCAGGACGACTCGTGGACGTCCACGACGTACGCCGAACTCATCGACCGTGCCGGTCCCGCCGGCGAACGGCACGCGAGCACCGTCTCGATCTCACTCGACATGAAAGCTGCTGGTCGTGCGATTCGCGCCGCGGGCGGGGGCACCCGCGGCGCTGCCGCAGTGCTCCGCCAGGAGATGTCGACGACCACCGCTGCCCTGAGGGCTGCCGACCTCGCACCGTCGGCGTGGCTGGAGCCTGGCGACCTGGCGGTGATCCTGCGTTCGGCGTACGACCCGGTCGTCGCCGGAGCGCTCGAACGCCACGGTCAGCTCGGTCGTGACCTCGCCTCGGCCGGGCCAGTCGGTGTCACTGAGCAGTGGTCAAGCGTGCGCAGCGACTCAGCCCACCACTGCGTGCTGTGGGTCAGCGAGTGGCCGCGATCCTTGGTCTACCCCGGGTTCCTCTCGCCCGTACTCCTGTCCTCGGGCGTACGACGCACCTTCACGCTCCTCTACACCCCGATGCGTACCGACCAGGCCGCGCGCGACATCCGCAAGAAGAAGACCGAGTACGTCTCCGACGCCTCCCAACGTCAGCGGATCGGCCAGATTGAGGACGCCCAGCAGTCCGCGGAGTACAACGACGTGCTCCAGCAGGAGGCGGACCTGACCGCGGGTCACGGCATCCTGCGCACCACCGGACTGATCGCCGTCAGCGCCGCGGACCTCGACGAGCTCGAGCGCGCCGTGGCTCACCTCGAGCAGGCAGCCATCCAGGCCTCCTGCGAGACCCGTCGACTCTGGGGCCAGCAGGCGCAGGCGTTCGCGGCAGCAGCGCTCCCGTTGTGCCGAGACGTGTGA
- a CDS encoding ATP-binding protein, which produces MSPRRERRRDRRVRQSAAKSLLSVDREARNAAAKARADELTAERRATVVLPRAGEPGPAALRTPGRLRLRRHQDTSATLAGAYPFLAEGGLGSDGVFVGQDLYSGSSFVYDPWVLYSRGLITAPNLVLAGIVGAGKSALAKSLYTRSIPFGRRVYVPGDPKGEHTAVAEAVGGKAIALGHGMANRLNPLDEGLRPSGLDDAQWTAQVTARRRDLVGALAETVLDRRLTPLEHTAIDVALGDVVRTSPTPVLPMVVDRLLSPDPATDTDGRLAEDGRLVAHALRRLVAGDLAGLFDGPSTVRFDPTLPMVSLDLSRVTENATLISVLMTCASAWMESALLDSSGGQRWVVYDEAWRLMSHPALLRRMDAHWRLARHYGIANMLIFHKLSDLDNVGDQGSAMRALASSLLANAETRVVYRQESDQLGSTATALGLTGTEQSLLPTLGTGQGLWRIKDRSFVVQHQLHPAELELFDTSARASGTL; this is translated from the coding sequence ATGTCGCCCCGTCGCGAGCGACGCCGTGACCGTCGCGTCCGGCAGAGTGCTGCGAAGTCCTTGCTCTCAGTGGACCGCGAGGCACGGAACGCAGCAGCCAAGGCACGGGCCGACGAGCTGACAGCCGAGCGCCGCGCCACCGTCGTACTGCCCCGGGCTGGCGAGCCCGGCCCCGCCGCCCTCCGCACCCCAGGCCGATTGCGCTTACGACGCCATCAAGACACCTCAGCGACGCTGGCGGGTGCCTACCCGTTCCTCGCCGAGGGTGGCCTCGGAAGTGACGGCGTCTTCGTCGGTCAGGATCTCTACTCAGGCAGCTCCTTTGTCTACGACCCGTGGGTGCTCTACTCCCGCGGTCTCATCACCGCACCGAACCTCGTTCTCGCCGGGATCGTGGGCGCTGGCAAGTCCGCGCTGGCAAAGAGCCTCTACACCCGTTCGATCCCGTTCGGGCGCCGCGTGTACGTGCCGGGCGACCCGAAGGGTGAGCACACTGCAGTCGCCGAGGCCGTCGGCGGCAAGGCCATCGCGCTCGGGCACGGCATGGCCAACCGGCTCAACCCCCTCGACGAGGGTCTCCGGCCCAGCGGTCTCGATGACGCGCAATGGACGGCGCAGGTCACGGCCAGGCGACGGGACCTGGTCGGCGCCCTGGCCGAGACCGTGCTGGACCGACGACTGACGCCGCTGGAGCACACGGCAATCGACGTCGCCCTTGGTGACGTCGTCCGCACGTCGCCCACGCCTGTGCTGCCGATGGTGGTGGACCGGCTCCTCTCCCCCGACCCGGCCACCGACACGGACGGTCGCCTGGCAGAGGACGGACGCCTGGTCGCACACGCGCTCCGACGTCTGGTCGCTGGCGACCTGGCCGGGCTGTTCGACGGCCCGAGCACGGTGCGGTTCGATCCGACACTGCCGATGGTGTCGCTCGATCTCTCTCGCGTCACCGAGAACGCCACCTTGATCTCAGTGCTGATGACGTGCGCATCGGCCTGGATGGAATCCGCGCTACTCGATTCGTCCGGCGGGCAGAGGTGGGTGGTGTACGACGAGGCCTGGCGTCTCATGTCTCACCCGGCACTCCTGCGCCGGATGGACGCGCACTGGCGACTCGCGCGCCACTATGGCATCGCGAACATGCTGATCTTCCACAAGCTCTCCGACCTCGACAACGTCGGCGACCAAGGCTCAGCGATGCGCGCCCTCGCGTCGTCACTGCTCGCCAATGCCGAGACACGCGTGGTCTACCGGCAGGAGTCGGACCAGCTCGGTTCGACCGCGACGGCCCTGGGCTTGACCGGGACCGAGCAGTCGCTGTTGCCGACGTTGGGGACCGGTCAGGGGCTGTGGCGGATCAAGGACAGGTCCTTCGTGGTGCAGCACCAGCTGCATCCCGCCGAGCTCGAGCTGTTCGACACGTCCGCGCGGGCGTCCGGGACCCTTTAG
- a CDS encoding heavy metal-responsive transcriptional regulator, with the protein MRIGEVAEAVGVPTATIRFYERKGLLPQPRRGPNGYREYDDTTLTTLAFIRNAQAAGLTLVEIATILDLRREGATPCGHVQDLLAAKLLDVQQRQRELATLEAELGHLIGLSRRLDPADCSDEAICHIIAQPLASRPRTDAVRPEVDSPA; encoded by the coding sequence ATGCGCATCGGAGAAGTCGCCGAGGCCGTCGGGGTCCCGACCGCCACCATCCGCTTTTACGAGCGCAAGGGACTGCTGCCGCAACCGCGTCGAGGCCCCAACGGCTACCGCGAGTACGACGACACGACACTCACCACGCTCGCTTTCATCCGCAACGCTCAAGCCGCCGGCCTCACTCTGGTCGAGATCGCCACGATCCTCGACCTGCGCCGCGAAGGCGCCACTCCGTGCGGACACGTGCAGGACCTCCTGGCCGCCAAGTTGCTCGACGTGCAGCAGCGGCAACGCGAACTGGCCACCCTCGAAGCGGAGCTCGGCCACTTGATCGGCCTCAGCCGTCGGCTCGACCCGGCCGACTGCTCCGACGAGGCGATCTGCCACATCATCGCCCAGCCGCTGGCCTCACGACCACGCACGGATGCCGTGCGCCCAGAGGTAGATTCACCGGCATGA
- a CDS encoding thioredoxin family protein, with translation MDITLLYFEDCPSWKVADERLALIAAERGDVTVTRRLVETPEDAERVGFLGSPSIQIDGVDLFAEPGAHVGLACRRYPVPGGHEGAPTLVQLRRALADA, from the coding sequence GTGGACATCACGCTGCTCTATTTCGAGGACTGCCCGAGCTGGAAAGTCGCGGACGAGCGCTTGGCTCTGATCGCAGCCGAGCGCGGCGACGTGACGGTGACCCGCCGACTGGTTGAGACTCCGGAGGACGCCGAGCGCGTCGGGTTTCTGGGCTCACCCAGCATCCAGATCGACGGCGTCGACCTGTTCGCCGAGCCCGGCGCACACGTCGGGCTGGCTTGTCGGAGATACCCGGTCCCCGGTGGCCACGAAGGCGCACCGACACTCGTCCAGCTCCGCAGGGCGCTCGCCGATGCGTGA